In Aspergillus oryzae RIB40 DNA, chromosome 6, one genomic interval encodes:
- a CDS encoding uncharacterized protein (predicted protein) — translation MDLRTSSHIPSDALVQFYTAVRITVAVVFFTIAREPPAFLTQVGPPLSAVTTTLSPCFIIFLVPYYLRLATRRIPRDAPTYVDESVCTDVEEDERTEVDMSEIDISSDETVIHDPNWEEEEDGSKVEKYENSGILFQELAGEAARDEGDTTEEGLRCLG, via the exons ATGGATCTTCGTACATCCTCCCACATACCGTCAGATGCTCTCGTACAGTTTTATACAGCTGTGCGGATCACGGTCGCAGTGGTATTCTTCACCATCGCAAGAGAACCTCCTGCGTTTCTGACCCAAGTTGGGCCACCTTTGTCTGCCGTGACCACAACTCTTTCTCCGTGCTTCATCATTTTTCTCGTTCCATATTATCTTCGCCTCGCAACGCGACGAATACCACGTGATGCGCCCACATATGTCGATGAGAGCGTCTGTACAGacgtggaggaagatgaacgAACAGAAGTCGATATGAGCGAAATCGACATCAGTAGCGATGAAACCGTCATTCACGATCCCaattgggaagaagaagaagacggcaGCAAAGTCGAAAAATATGAGAACAGTGGCATACTATTCCAGGAACTAGCTGGCGAAGCCGCTCgggatgaaggagatacTACTGAAGAAG GGCTGCGTTGTCTCGGGTAA
- a CDS encoding uncharacterized protein (predicted protein): MAVATIDIMPKQASSSPLSSNNPSMNKRWPPLADKTSLPYKLTTLSRQKLAREATAPDPDIRRCLGHFRLHVISMEWAQKDMTTRINSFELEDDESEEEEEDSKRDDGQEKDSDASDSTEEEKEDSETKAKDGTATDAPSDKEPVQVTFTVSFDQSAPTPPSPSDEKEQGLLEKGRNCLEKTKHLWQSPAQCIPAGSASAAGSELQGVHKEPHHRLSIKHVSNRKSCSDEHVTTFMIQTHPPK; this comes from the exons ATGGCTGTAGCAACCATCGACATCATGCCGAAACAGgcatcctcctcccctctctcctccAACAACCCCTCCATGAACAAGCGCTGGCCCCCTCTTGCCGACAAGACCTCCCTGCCTTACAAGCTCACCACCCTGTCGCGCCAGAAGCTCGCCCGGGAGGCCACTGCCCCCGACCCAGATATCAGACGGTGCCTTGGCCACTTCCGTCTGCATGTTATCTCTATGGAGTGGGCACAGAAGGACATGACTACTCGGATCAACTCGTTCGAACTGGAGGATGACGAgtccgaagaggaggaggaagacagcAAGCGCGACGACGGTCAGGAGAAGGACTCCGACGCGAGTGACTCCaccgaagaggagaaggaagactCCGagaccaaggccaaggatggtACCGCCACCGACGCCCCTTCAGACAAGGAACCCGTTCAGGTGACCTTCACCGTCTCCTTCGACCAATCTGCTCCtactcctccatctccatccgacgagaaagaacaaggccTCTTGGAGAAAGGCCGCAACTGCCTAGAGAAGACAAAGCACCTGTGGCAATCACCCGCGCAGTGTATACCC GCCGGAAGCGCTAGCGCAGCAGGATCGGAGTTACAGGGAGTTCACAAAGAACCACATCATCGACTATCAATCAAGCATGTATCTAATAGAAAAAGTTGCTCAGATGAACATGTCACCACAT TCATGATCCAAACCCACCCACCCAAGTAG